Proteins encoded in a region of the Paucibacter sediminis genome:
- a CDS encoding TRAP transporter small permease, with protein MAVPAGLRTLARWCALAGCLCASLTALLTVASIIGRSWLARPIQGDVELTQFGIALCIALCLPWCQLQRGNIIVDFFTQAAPAPVQRGLDRLGALLLAVMLGLLAWRAGAGALAVREAGETSMILGWPMWFSYAALAPGLALSGLIALLQAWRGGAGR; from the coding sequence GTGGCCGTGCCCGCCGGCCTGCGAACCCTGGCGCGCTGGTGCGCGCTGGCCGGCTGCCTTTGCGCCAGCCTGACCGCGCTGCTGACCGTGGCCAGCATCATCGGGCGCTCCTGGCTGGCGCGCCCGATCCAGGGCGATGTGGAGCTGACCCAGTTCGGCATCGCGCTGTGCATCGCGCTGTGCCTGCCCTGGTGCCAGCTGCAGCGCGGCAACATCATCGTGGACTTCTTCACCCAGGCCGCGCCCGCGCCGGTGCAGCGCGGGCTGGACCGCCTTGGCGCCCTGCTGTTGGCGGTGATGCTGGGTCTGCTGGCCTGGCGTGCCGGCGCCGGCGCGCTGGCGGTGCGCGAGGCCGGGGAGACCAGCATGATCCTGGGCTGGCCGATGTGGTTCAGCTACGCGGCGCTGGCGCCCGGCCTGGCGCTCAGCGGCCTGATCGCGCTGCTGCAGGCCTGGCGGGGCGGAGCGGGGCGATGA
- a CDS encoding TRAP transporter large permease, whose product MTVGLAIFAAMLLLMALRVPIAAAMFIPGALGYAWMTSDMALLNLLKGSAVARLSVYDLSVIPLFLLMGQFATQGGLSRALFKAAAAFVGHKRGGLAMAAIMASAAFGAVCGSSVATCATITQVAYEEMKRGGYHGRLSTAVLATGGTLGILIPPSVPLVVYAILTEQNIAKLFAAAFVPGLIATAGYLIVIALYCRLRPELAQPSVRLPWSQRWRALLGVWPMVLIFVIVFGGIYGGLFSPTEGAAVGAIATFVTGRFSGELNNEGLRRSFLGTAETTAMVFMIFLGADMMNSSLALTQMPARLADWVGHLQVHPLVIVASILAFYIVLGCVMDELSMLLLTIPVIFPTVMGLDLWGLSPEHKAIWFGVLVLMTVGIGMLAPPVGLNVYVVNGMARDVPMNETYKGVMPFLASDLLRIVLLLFFPAVTLAALSLF is encoded by the coding sequence ATGACGGTCGGCCTCGCGATCTTCGCCGCCATGCTGCTGCTGATGGCGCTGCGTGTGCCCATCGCCGCGGCGATGTTCATTCCCGGCGCCCTCGGCTACGCCTGGATGACCAGCGACATGGCGCTGCTGAACCTGCTCAAGGGCAGTGCGGTGGCGCGGCTGTCGGTCTACGACCTCTCGGTGATTCCGCTGTTCCTGCTGATGGGCCAGTTCGCCACCCAGGGGGGCTTGAGCCGCGCGCTCTTCAAGGCGGCGGCGGCCTTCGTGGGGCACAAGCGCGGCGGCCTGGCGATGGCGGCCATCATGGCCTCGGCAGCCTTCGGCGCGGTGTGCGGCTCGTCCGTTGCCACCTGTGCCACCATCACCCAGGTGGCCTATGAGGAAATGAAGCGCGGCGGCTACCACGGCCGCCTCTCCACCGCGGTGCTGGCCACCGGCGGCACGCTGGGCATCCTGATCCCGCCCTCGGTGCCCCTGGTGGTCTATGCCATCCTGACCGAGCAGAACATTGCCAAGCTGTTCGCCGCGGCCTTTGTGCCGGGGCTGATCGCCACCGCCGGCTACCTGATCGTGATCGCGCTCTACTGCAGGCTGCGGCCCGAGCTGGCCCAGCCCTCGGTGCGCCTGCCCTGGAGCCAGCGCTGGCGCGCGCTGCTGGGCGTGTGGCCCATGGTGCTGATCTTCGTGATCGTGTTCGGCGGCATCTACGGCGGCCTGTTCTCGCCCACCGAGGGGGCGGCGGTGGGCGCGATCGCCACCTTCGTGACCGGGCGCTTCAGCGGCGAGCTGAACAACGAGGGCCTGCGGCGCAGCTTCCTGGGCACGGCCGAGACCACCGCCATGGTGTTCATGATCTTTCTCGGCGCCGACATGATGAACTCCTCGCTGGCGCTGACCCAGATGCCGGCGCGCCTGGCCGACTGGGTCGGGCATCTGCAGGTGCATCCGCTCGTCATCGTCGCATCCATCCTGGCCTTCTACATCGTGCTGGGCTGCGTGATGGACGAGCTCTCGATGCTGCTGCTGACGATTCCGGTGATCTTCCCTACCGTGATGGGCCTGGACCTCTGGGGCCTCAGCCCCGAGCACAAGGCGATCTGGTTCGGCGTGCTGGTGCTGATGACGGTGGGCATAGGCATGCTGGCGCCGCCGGTGGGTCTGAACGTCTATGTGGTGAACGGCATGGCGCGCGACGTGCCGATGAACGAGACCTACAAGGGTGTGATGCCCTTCCTGGCCTCGGACCTGCTGCGCATCGTGCTGCTGCTGTTCTTCCCGGCCGTCACGCTGGCGGCGCTCAGCCTGTTCTGA
- a CDS encoding LuxR C-terminal-related transcriptional regulator, with amino-acid sequence MPGHPAHDWTEPDPALPERMVAVAAASLGLRQRAAFFVWAQTQMQGLLPHQLLVCALEQQGQWRADVFNSLPLPAPLGARLQDLRQPAWLALQRQWRQAPLSMAVAELPDELAGALGQAGYAQLLLHGAAAPGRAQRAEAWFLWARSGAAYTRAHGQLAAWLMPHLHAAWRQVQAAGQRLAEPGDAASGLTAREQQILALLCLGLSNQAIAQRLDLSALTVKNHVQKLLRKLRASNRAQAAAMAMAQRLVSV; translated from the coding sequence ATGCCGGGACATCCCGCCCATGACTGGACCGAGCCCGACCCGGCCCTGCCCGAGCGCATGGTGGCGGTGGCGGCAGCCAGCCTGGGGCTGCGCCAGCGCGCCGCCTTCTTTGTCTGGGCCCAGACCCAGATGCAGGGCCTGCTGCCGCATCAGCTGCTGGTGTGCGCGCTGGAACAGCAGGGGCAGTGGCGGGCCGATGTGTTCAATAGCCTGCCGCTGCCGGCGCCCTTGGGTGCGCGCCTGCAGGACCTGCGCCAGCCCGCCTGGCTGGCATTGCAGAGGCAATGGCGGCAGGCGCCGCTGAGCATGGCGGTGGCGGAGCTGCCGGATGAGCTGGCCGGGGCGCTGGGCCAGGCGGGCTATGCGCAGCTGCTGCTGCATGGGGCCGCCGCGCCCGGGCGTGCCCAGCGCGCCGAGGCCTGGTTTCTCTGGGCCCGCAGCGGCGCGGCCTATACCCGGGCGCATGGCCAGCTCGCCGCCTGGTTGATGCCCCATCTGCACGCGGCCTGGCGTCAGGTGCAGGCCGCCGGCCAGCGCCTGGCAGAGCCGGGCGACGCAGCGTCGGGCCTCACCGCACGCGAGCAGCAAATCCTTGCCCTGCTGTGCCTGGGCCTGAGCAACCAGGCGATCGCGCAGCGCCTGGACCTGAGCGCGCTGACGGTGAAGAACCATGTGCAGAAGCTGCTGCGCAAGCTGCGCGCCAGCAACCGCGCCCAGGCCGCGGCGATGGCCATGGCGCAGCGCCTTGTCAGCGTTTGA
- a CDS encoding VanZ family protein, translated as MARIKPRRIVAINENSGLDNITRLSMDILFSPRGRACWRALLALLLLVISWLAFSPKPPEGIDTGWDKANHLLAFATLAVVSALSLTGARRERKVGKVVLGLLAYGIFIELVQTQVPGRSAEAADVLADMVGVALGLLLLAGLERLPPLKR; from the coding sequence ATGGCCCGCATTAAACCTCGACGCATCGTCGCCATCAACGAGAATTCCGGCCTCGACAACATCACCAGGCTCTCGATGGATATCCTGTTCTCGCCGCGCGGCCGAGCTTGCTGGCGCGCCCTGCTCGCCTTGCTGCTGCTGGTGATCAGCTGGCTGGCCTTCAGCCCCAAGCCGCCCGAAGGCATCGATACCGGTTGGGACAAGGCCAACCACCTGCTGGCCTTCGCCACCCTGGCGGTGGTGAGCGCACTGAGCCTGACGGGCGCAAGGCGCGAGCGGAAGGTGGGCAAGGTGGTGCTGGGCCTGCTGGCCTACGGCATCTTCATCGAGCTGGTGCAGACCCAGGTACCCGGCCGCAGCGCCGAGGCGGCCGATGTGCTGGCCGATATGGTGGGTGTGGCCCTGGGCCTGCTGCTGCTGGCCGGGCTGGAGCGCCTGCCGCCCCTCAAACGCTGA
- a CDS encoding transporter → MHQAAKLLSLPLAWLTCTCAHAQQSEPAATPFRPTVTSGAAISLPGWLELELGGQRLGGHGADRRSSLPYLLKYSFNEQWALLLGGDARVSSRPAGAPALSGMGDTALTLKWRGSAAPEGTSYGVEASIKFPTAGTGLGSGERDYGLKGIYGLDIAEGWHLDGNLLATQLGAVDTGQGRLQSAWAMALSHSVGPAWTLAADLSGTHQRGAADTAQLLAAASYALSPRLVLDGGLAGGLNRNTPKWTLFAGMTVLLGQLH, encoded by the coding sequence ATGCACCAGGCCGCCAAACTTCTTTCTCTGCCGCTCGCCTGGCTGACCTGCACATGCGCGCATGCGCAGCAGAGCGAGCCCGCCGCCACGCCCTTCCGCCCCACCGTCACCAGCGGCGCGGCGATTTCCCTGCCCGGCTGGCTGGAGCTGGAACTGGGTGGCCAGCGCCTGGGCGGGCACGGCGCCGATCGGCGCAGCAGCCTGCCCTATCTGCTCAAGTACTCGTTCAACGAGCAGTGGGCGCTCTTGCTGGGCGGCGACGCCCGTGTCAGCAGCCGGCCCGCGGGCGCGCCCGCGCTGAGCGGCATGGGCGATACCGCGCTGACGCTCAAATGGCGCGGCAGCGCCGCACCCGAGGGCACGAGCTATGGCGTCGAGGCCAGCATCAAATTCCCCACCGCGGGCACCGGCCTGGGCAGTGGTGAGCGCGACTACGGCCTGAAGGGCATCTACGGTCTGGACATCGCCGAGGGCTGGCATCTGGACGGCAACCTGCTCGCCACCCAGCTGGGTGCGGTGGATACGGGGCAGGGGCGTTTGCAGTCGGCCTGGGCGATGGCCTTGTCGCATAGCGTCGGCCCGGCCTGGACGCTGGCCGCCGACCTCTCGGGCACGCATCAGCGCGGCGCAGCGGACACGGCCCAGCTGCTGGCCGCGGCGAGCTATGCTCTGAGCCCGCGCCTGGTGCTGGACGGCGGGCTGGCGGGTGGCCTCAATCGCAATACGCCCAAGTGGACCCTGTTCGCCGGCATGACGGTGCTGCTTGGCCAGCTGCACTGA
- a CDS encoding class 1 fructose-bisphosphatase, whose product MTRRISLTQYLIEQQRQHGHIPQELRLLIEVVARACKRIAISVNKGELGDVLGTAGSENVQGEVQKKLDIIANEVLIEANEWGGHLAAMASEEMEGIYLVPNRFPQGEYLLMFDPLDGSSNIDVNVSIGTIFSVLKKVEGSKGVSEDDFLQPGSAQAAAGYCVYGPQTTLVLTVGDGVAMFTLDREQGSFVLTHEDVKIPEDTKEFAINMSNMRHWDAPVKRYIDECLAGEEGPRGKNFNMRWIASMVADVHRILTRGGVFMYPWDKREPNKAGKLRLMYEANPMAFLVEQAGGAATNARERIMDLKPGKLHERVAVVLGSKNEVERITSYHLDSAQ is encoded by the coding sequence ATGACGCGCCGCATCAGCCTGACCCAGTACCTGATCGAGCAGCAGCGCCAGCATGGCCATATCCCGCAGGAGCTGCGTCTCTTGATCGAGGTGGTGGCGCGCGCCTGCAAGCGTATCGCCATCAGCGTCAACAAGGGCGAGCTGGGCGATGTGCTGGGCACGGCCGGCAGCGAGAACGTGCAGGGCGAGGTGCAGAAGAAGCTCGACATCATCGCCAACGAGGTGCTGATCGAGGCCAACGAATGGGGCGGCCACCTGGCGGCGATGGCCTCGGAGGAGATGGAAGGCATCTACCTGGTGCCGAACCGCTTCCCGCAGGGTGAGTACCTGCTGATGTTCGACCCGCTGGATGGCTCGTCGAACATCGACGTGAACGTCTCCATCGGCACCATCTTCTCGGTGCTCAAGAAGGTGGAAGGCAGCAAGGGTGTCAGCGAGGACGACTTCCTGCAGCCCGGCTCGGCCCAGGCCGCGGCCGGCTACTGCGTCTACGGCCCGCAGACCACCCTGGTGCTGACGGTGGGCGACGGCGTCGCGATGTTCACGCTGGACCGCGAGCAGGGCTCCTTCGTGCTCACGCATGAGGACGTGAAGATCCCCGAGGACACCAAGGAATTCGCCATCAATATGTCGAACATGCGCCACTGGGATGCCCCGGTGAAGCGCTATATCGATGAATGCCTGGCCGGCGAAGAGGGCCCGCGCGGCAAGAACTTCAATATGCGCTGGATCGCCTCCATGGTGGCCGATGTGCACCGCATCCTCACCCGCGGCGGCGTCTTCATGTACCCCTGGGACAAGCGCGAGCCCAACAAGGCCGGCAAGCTGCGCCTGATGTACGAGGCCAATCCGATGGCCTTCCTGGTCGAGCAGGCGGGCGGCGCGGCCACCAATGCGCGCGAACGCATCATGGACCTGAAACCCGGCAAGCTGCACGAGCGCGTGGCCGTGGTGCTGGGCTCCAAGAACGAAGTTGAGCGCATCACGTCCTACCATCTTGATAGCGCCCAATAA